From a region of the Acinetobacter larvae genome:
- a CDS encoding RNA-guided endonuclease InsQ/TnpB family protein, translating into MKTLKLRIKDKHCKMLDQLASEVNFVWNYVNDLCFKHLQRKQQFFSAYDIAKYTKGASKECNLHSQTIQAVTEELVTRRKQFKKAKLKWRVSNKKSARRSLGWIPFKKVAIKYADGYVQYAKHQFKVWDSYGLSKYNVKTGSFVEDSRGRWYVCLVVEVIKTEKTHSKTAIGIDLGLKDLATCSDGVKLKAPKIYRQYEQKLGIAQRARNKKRLRALHAKIKNIRQNILHQFSHKLVSEHAAIFVGNVNAKALAQTRLAKSVLDASWTTLRTMLKYKCENAGVWYEEVNEAYTTQTCSCCGSRCSSPKGRAGLGIREWQCRECGSSWDRDVNSALNILALGHERLAGGVPVL; encoded by the coding sequence ATGAAGACACTTAAATTACGCATAAAAGATAAACATTGTAAGATGCTAGACCAACTAGCGTCAGAGGTTAATTTTGTCTGGAATTATGTCAATGACTTATGCTTCAAGCATCTACAGCGAAAACAACAATTCTTTTCAGCATACGATATAGCAAAATATACAAAAGGTGCATCTAAAGAATGCAACTTGCACAGCCAAACCATACAGGCAGTTACAGAAGAATTAGTGACAAGACGCAAGCAATTCAAGAAAGCAAAATTAAAATGGCGTGTCAGCAATAAAAAATCAGCTAGACGCTCTTTAGGATGGATACCCTTCAAGAAAGTAGCGATTAAATATGCTGATGGCTATGTTCAATATGCTAAGCACCAATTCAAAGTATGGGATAGTTACGGACTAAGCAAATACAATGTTAAAACAGGCTCGTTTGTCGAGGACAGCCGCGGACGTTGGTACGTTTGTCTTGTGGTTGAAGTGATTAAGACAGAGAAAACTCATTCTAAAACCGCAATTGGCATAGATTTAGGTTTAAAAGATTTAGCGACTTGTTCAGATGGCGTAAAGCTGAAAGCCCCTAAAATCTATCGGCAATATGAACAAAAACTTGGTATTGCTCAAAGAGCAAGAAATAAGAAACGTCTTAGAGCGCTTCACGCCAAGATCAAAAATATCCGTCAAAACATACTGCATCAATTCAGCCATAAACTAGTGAGTGAACATGCAGCCATCTTCGTTGGTAATGTGAATGCCAAAGCATTAGCACAAACTAGATTAGCTAAATCGGTGCTAGATGCCAGTTGGACAACACTAAGAACAATGCTCAAGTATAAATGCGAGAACGCAGGAGTATGGTATGAAGAAGTTAATGAAGCCTATACCACCCAAACTTGCTCGTGCTGTGGTTCACGCTGCAGTAGTCCGAAAGGTAGAGCAGGACTTGGAATAAGAGAATG